The DNA segment TAAAAGGAAATATCTTTGATATTcaaataaattgataaataaattaGTACAAAAATACAACAATTTTCAACATGGAACTGAGAGACTGAACGCATCTAACTGTTGTAGGTAGTATTCGTAATAATTGATTTTAGAGTCAACAAGGGAGGCCTTCTGCCTCTAATGAGATATCTAAAAAGAAGAATATTGTGCAAACATCTATCCCCATGTAAGGTGGCAAAACAGACAAGTAAGTGCATTAAGTATGAATCAATGGCTGAAAGCAGAAAGCTTATCTAAATTGCAGCATTCAAAAATCTCGgattatatttaattttcttaaaaggaaACGTGATCAAAATATTTCCTCGTTTagtgttatttttttggagtgaGTGAAGAAAGTTTGCAGAAAACTTTGATAGGAACAGTTGATTTCTTTTCCTCTGAAACAACAAAACAGGAGGAGAGACTTACAAAAACGCAGTCTGAAATATGCAATTCTCAACTTAAACCAtcgataaataatttttcctttattgtttcaagaatttcttctgaaagttgacaaattttgggtaatttttttcatcttcaaagagaaaaatattgcatATACTTAATACATGATGCCAATGCAAATTTGGAATAAATCACAAATGGACTAATTTTTGCAATGggccagttgtgctggtcatagaatcatgttttaatgcttgattcttgtagatcagctaaaaataataacatctgtccaaaccgcaactttctacgttcaacatTAACTGAGATATTGCCCTtcgaaaagtcaggtttttgacgtcatccaccgcggcagtgacacctttggtttcttactcttttgttcgatcagtgatgcagagggcGCAACACGAAACTTCAATGACATTAAACATGAACAAACTCTAGTGAACTGACTGACCGCCTAATGTCTTCGCATCGAGTGCGTTACCTCCTAATAAGATTCTCGAAGCGTGAATATGTCTGTTTCTTAGGTTTGTATACGTTTAATGTCGTTGAAGTTTTGCGTTGCACCCTCTGCATAACTAAAATCTAACAAAATCtagacatcaaaattaaaataaataaattttaaaaaaaaaaaaaaaaccaagcttAGGATAGatggaaaattaaaatcaacctAGGGCTTAATCGTCTAGAAATtgccaaatcccccccccctctcttgcCTCTGAGAAATTAAATCGTGGTTGCTTGAAAAGTGGTACCTATTTTTACAATGTGAATCTCcgtttttacataattttgggACAGAAGTAGACACTGCCCATTTTTTAGCGAGCCAGCGTACATGGTAGAGAAGAATATACAAGAGGCTTCGGAGGATCGAGACTTACATTCAAGAGGTTGTCAACAGCAATCATCATCACGGCTGCAAATATCACAGTCAGAATCGATGGCCTTGATGATATTGTTCTTCTCCTCGACGATAACACTGAGTAAGGCTTGAGAACTGTGCAAGATCtgtttaaaaacaattaatgtAATTTAGGCAAGTTCCTTCACATTGGAAAAAGCTAAAATGCTTAAAGAGGCATCTTGTTaccatgtttaaaaaaaagagcccTCCGCATTTTCTATCAGGCACTTTACCCACTGCTTTTCATCCGTACCTCTTTCTTCTCTCGGACGCCAGATTTTAACGCATTAAATAGAacggaaccaagtcacatcagccattgccatatttcatctaatgattttttttctacagaAGAACGGTAGTGTGGATGCTTTTGAAAATGGCAAGATATTTTCTCAGTGATGTGaatcaaattccctgaaattttcagaggaatgtGTAAAACTattcttctgtaaaaaaaattgcttgatgAAAAggactgatgtgacttggtaTCTTTTGGCTTATCTCAGTccatttgaaaatgttgaatggATGAAAAGTGatggcaaaaattaaaaaggataaAAAGTGATCTCAAaagtaataaagaaaaaaatgcttgtAAAGTAAAATGGTTCATTGTGGTCTCTTAAAATCTATATTTTCcacacaacaatttttttttaacttgtttcCACTAGTAATTATTCTTATGAATTGAATTGtttcatttcataaattcaattaatttgaTAGCTGAAAAGAATAATACAAATTGGTGATTAGAAGAAATTCAAGAATTCAGGATTGACTAGTGCTTCATTTATAAAACTCATATATTATGGATTTCTCGACAAAACTTCCCTAAGCATTAAAGAGGCTGGGCAAAGCAAAACAATATTAAAACTGGGGAAAGAAAGGAATGCACAAATGTTACTCAATTCATATGATACTCAATGGGttaactgatgattgatgcaatAGGTTAATATGCTATTTGTCCACTCTCTTCTTCCCCCAGTTCTACAggcaaagattttgaaattattttccagCGAATAGCACTATTTTAGGTACAATATAGTGCCCATAAAAATTTCCCTCTCACAAATGCACTATTTAAAAAACAGGCACCTGAGCTGTGCTGATGATAGGTTCAATCAGATCTGATCTTTTTCTGCGATGGCCTTATGAGTGGTTGTAGCTAACGTTGCTCTGAACAGCTTTCCTCTAATGCGGAAAATTATGCTCAGAATAAGTTAATTCTTCTCTGACGAGaatttttaattacaaaaaCTAAAACTGATGGCGATGACTTCTAATTATCTCTAATTTTAGTAGTGCTTTGCTTACTTATGCACACTTCCATTCATTGGAAAATACATTACCTTATCAAAGGCACACTCTGCTTCAGATATGGCTGTGTTCACGTCATTAAAGGCAGCTGTCTTATGCTCCAGTCGCACAATTATTTCTTGAAGCCTTGCAGACAAAGACATCATTTCTGTCTCTAACTGACACTTGACCCTTTCGTCATCTCgtatacatttttgtaaatacAGTTTCCGTCGCTTTAACTCCTCgatatctgtaaaaaaaaagcaGATTCTGTCATACGTTTAGCACAGAGAATACAGTGAAAGAAACACAGTTGAACATTTTAAGCGGACAAAATTCAGTGCTACCAGCTTGCCAAGGTTGCCATGGCAATAAACTTTTTTCAGGGTAAAAAATTATCAGTTAtttgtcttaatttttaaacaaatttacaGGTTTAAAACATTTGTTTTCAGGTGGACATTCAATAATAGCTGTGCTTTTGCTTAAGAATTTTCATTGCTCCCCAAAACAAGGCTTGCTGAAGGATATAGCTCCTAATATTTTGAGATTGAGCTACAACTCTGTTCTGACACTGAAATCCTCCAATGAAATCCTCCtcggaaaaatgtaaaaaatgctAGACTTATTTTGGGATTGATTTTTTTACGAATGCAGCATTAAGAGATGATACAGGAAAATgccttgaattttttctatGACTGAACTTTACTACTCTTATGACTATAAGAGTCAGTCTGTGCCtaatgcttgaaatttttgggaggaCATTTGCAAACAGGAGAATTTTCAGGTTACTCAAGTTTTTCAGGATTAAAAATGATCACAAGTTGAGGTAGAGAATtgacagcaaaaaaaaattagtatctGGTTGGTGGACTCCATCAGAAGGCATGGACTAATTATAAAGGATGCAACTAGGCTCAGAAGAATTGATGATTCAGAATAATACAGTCTGCATCTAGAGCACTAGTCTGATAAGATTATTGTTCACAAGTCAccaaattcaaatgaaaatagGAACCTTCATTACTGCGGAGTTCTAAGAATAAAATACTTTCTATTCGTTTTGCAGTATTAACAGTAGTATTGTAGAGATATAATATCCATTTCAACTGAGTTCTTTAATCCTCGGTCAAAAAATTAGAGCACTGTGATGACTGATcattaaattcaaaaggaaaaatcagcACAGGCAGAGAGAATCAGCGCAGGCACAATCATTCGAATGACTAGGCTTTGTTGATGAGAAGCAACTGACCTTGAGAACATAAGTAAAGTTTACTCTAAATTGTTTTCAGGAATAGTCAATCCATGTTGATTCGAAAGGATCAATCAAAAGAATAAATTGAGAACGATTATGGTGGGTAAAAGTGAGGGTGTCTAGGAACTTACGTTTGACCAGCTCCTGATTTAGGAGCTGAAGGGCTGCTCCTTGTTCGGCCATCATATCCATTTTGCACGAAATCTTGAAGCCGGTTCCTAAAACAAAATCGACGAAAAACTGGGTTGGTTCTGAGCGCTGGGATTATGAGACTATAAGCAGGTGGCAAATCAGCATGCAACTAGATTGTAGGTTAGTAGTGAAAAAGTGAAATGATAAGTTAGGACTCCGACCTGCGGACCTGAGGTTAGGAAGAGATCCGAAATGTACGCGTTCGCTTATCCGACTAATCCCCGGATGGAGAAATCAAGAGCGTAACTAAGAATTTGGAAAGTGTAAGATAAGCACGTGAAAAACCTGGCTTTTCCGAGACGAAGATAGCAAATGGATGGAAGTAGAGAAAGATTCAACGAGAAATTTTACAAACTAATAAAGATTTAAAAGTCAAAAGAacatttcactaaaatttaacCTACAAGCATTTTCCTGGAAAcggagaaaattttctttccaaaaacaACTGTCTCTACTGTCAAATTTGAATTCGTTGTTGATAAAAAACAGATGATTAGTGGTTCATCGTACTGCCGTAAGGGCGCGCGTCTGGTTCGGGAAATAGATGGGCGAGGAACCAATCAAAATTAAGAGCTGACAagcggtaaatttgaatttgcgcTCTTTTTTAGAGACCGCGCTGGTGCATGGCGCTGGCTCATCATATTACGTATTTTTCGCTGACAGCACGTACTATCTTTTCAATGAACTGAAAACAGCTAAAGGTGGGTAAGGTTTAAGTATaggaatagaaaaaaaaaaactatacatgaaaatcaaggaaatattAAAATTGCTGTTATTTTACTGCCTTTCAAGGAAAGCATTAAACTTGTTCGAAATAATTCTTACGGCGGCCCTACAGCAGTacttatttttgccaaaaaacaAAAGCTGTCAGCAAACAAAGTATTCTTTGGTGCTAAATTATTCGCCATATATTTCAAGGCTGTCattgaaaattcatgtttttattttttatgtagacGTATTAGTGCACTTCATTTTGTGCGGATGATAAATATGTCCAATATCTTTGTACAGCCAATCAAATTcggttaaattttaaatttttcaagaaaatttcacggtaGTTGTTCGTACAAAAATTAATTGTctacggcaaattttgaatagtGCTGACGGGCTTATGTCTGCGTACCTGCccttgaaggaaaaaaaaaagtcgatgTACAGACAGccatatatttttaaaaaaattcaaagacatTTCGCAGGAAGAACATATTGTTGTCGAAACTAGAGACATCAAAAGTATAAGATGCTGGTTTTAATTTAAGTACgagtaattaaaataaatgcgGTAATTTGAGCTCACGTAATCAAAATATGCGTTTCTCTAGTTTTGTTATCGATGCATCGTTTCTGTTTAAATTACATCAGGAAATCGGCTTGCATGATGGCAAAAGcgagttttttctccttttttgccgttttatTCTTATACCTGCTATAATCGATGACGTCGTGAAGTTTCCCTATATGATACCTCATTTCTCCCTCTTCCTTGTGCTGCTAAATTCTTATCGTCTTTTATCAATAGACCGTCTCTAGTCTTTTAGATGCTCAAGTCCGGTCAAATTGCCTGGAGCTGGGAGAGCTCGTTAGGTTCGCTTgttaggagagacgtaatcagGCCTCGTTCGTGAATTTCCCCGAATCTGTGAGCGACatcctcattggcagcatagaacaGAGCACTGCAACATTGCGAGTTCAAGTCTCGCGCctgcgcgccttcaatttcgcagacgcaacacggacatccatcaagtacgaatagttgtatctctgcgccgtcatgaaCGCGCATGCTTTCCTTTGCTCTATATAACTGTTGTGTTGGTTCTGTTCGTCTTATTAAACACACGTGGCCCGCGAGTTGTATGGGGCCATtacatacgagctttagatataagtctacaaatacatcgtaaaaaatGGATCAGaccacaaattaaaaaaaagaaaaaaatcgagtgtccccaagtagcagtgatcgcgatgaatagcgattttatcggttgcctatcgcgattatatcggtggcagtttatcgcaatattatcgaataaaaaattgcgatttacggctattaaatcgctatgcatcgcaattttttgttcaataaaatcgcgatcaattttcgtcgataaaatcgagattaaatcgccatatacCGCGATTTTTGTCACGATactatcgcgataaattgccgggcgatgaaatcgcaattttattgcagcaagatcgaggataatcgctcagatgttgatgatcttagcgattttatcaccgaCAAAAAcgcaacaaatcgcgatttttcggttgaaaaatgctacttgggtcagGAAATTGTTTGAAAACTACTCCTGGAAATCCCAAGCCTGGCCAAATTGGCCTGATTACCTCGTTTGGGGGGAGTtgaacgtatttacgctaaaaggaacgaTGCGCATACGGTTTGCGTGCagcataattccttttagcataaatacgttcagttGTGGTGCTGGCACGCACAAGCTTTCGTTATAGGTCTAAAACtacatcctaaaaaaataatcatacatcaagtctaaaaaaaaaaagaaaaagatcgaGTGTCCTAACGTGTGTGCCTAAGTTAAGAGAGACGTAATCAGACCTCGTTCGTCAACTTTTCCCCCGAATCtatcattggcagcatagaacaGAGCCAGGGGCGGATTGGCAGgcgggaataccgggaaaaatCCCGGTGGGCCGGTTGGTATTTTGggccgctttaaaataaacttatattactactactttctttctttcttaaaacTTAACCTTCCCCCTCAAGccttttgtattttcactgACGTAACCTTGATTTCCATGTGAACAcgcagaggtgtaaatggccgtagatgctaaagcaccgctttaaaataaacttatcttactactactactactactactactaatttctttcatttttttctttttttatctccaCAGTCTAAAAGTATGTGGAGAAATGGGATAAAATCTTAAAGAACTGTCACTTTCTCATAAAATAGGGTGAGGCTCCACGGGCCTCCATTGTTCCACGGGGCTGCTTTATGCTCCACGGTCGCAGCCAACTTTGCAAATATTTTGTGACTCTAATTGCGTATGTTCGCGCTTAAAAATGGCTTCTTGaggtgctaatttttcaaaattttccgggggagggcccccggacccccctttcTCTGTGGAGTGTCCCCCCGACCCCCATTTGGTTTGTGGGCCGGTTTGGCTGTACATTTCCCGGTGACTTTTTTCGTCCCAGTCCGCCCCTGAACAGAGCACTGCAACATTGCGAGTTCAAGTCTCGCGCctgcgcgccttcaatttcgcagacgcaacaaggacatccatcaagtacgaatagttgtatctctgcgccgtcatgaacgcgcatcctttcctttgctctatacagggtgatccaaaagtcccttccaccccctttaactttttacctaattgaggtaaagatttgaaacttgggggaagttccaaggtcaaagggagctactttttggcccccctaaaattttcaaggggggcccccttgaggggacaacggaccccaacttttaattttcaaatgggaagaccctcttTGTGATAgcttgttcgaaagagcataaaaaaagaaaacttttcgcgcaaacccgaagtcaatatctcaaaccgttccaaaatggcggccggttaaagttcaaaatggccgaaaattcacaccggttatttgtcgatggatttgcgcaaaaatcggtaGGTAGGGGCATTTTGatacgagaaaaacgaatttaacgttagattttcaaaaaaccgaaatttccaaaatggccgccggttaaagttcaaaatggccgaatattgtcacctcggttttttgctgatagatttgcctaaaacttggaatttgagagtattttggcattagataaacacatttgaacatagatttccaaaataatcaatttttggccattttgaactttaaccggcggccattttggaaatttcggttttttgaaaatctaacgttaaattcgtttttctcgtgtcaaaatacccccacataccgatttttgcgcaaatccatcgacaaataatcggtgtgaattttcggccattttgaactttaaccggccgccattttggaacggtttgagatattgacttcgggtttgcgcgaaaagttttctttttttatgctctttcgaacgagctatcacaaagggggtcttcctatttgaaaattaaaagttggggtccgttgcccccccaagggagccccccccctgaaaattttagggggccaaaaagtagctccctttgaccttggaacatcccccaagtttcaaatctttacctcaattaggtaaaaagttagagggggtggaagggacttttggatcaccctgtataactgTTGTGTTGGTTCTGTTCGTCTCATTAAAGACACGTGGCCCGCGAGTTGTATGGGGCCATtacatacgagctttagatataagtctacaaatacatcgtaaaaaagaatcagaccacaatttaagaaaagaagaaaaaaatcgaatctaagggaattttatgaaaaccaCTCATACAAATCCCAAGCCGGGCCAAATTGACCTGAATAcctgttggggggggggggggggttggacgtatttatgctaaaaggaactatgtgattAGGGTTTGTGTGTAACCtggttcctttta comes from the Bemisia tabaci chromosome 7, PGI_BMITA_v3 genome and includes:
- the LOC109035823 gene encoding uncharacterized protein, translating into MDMMAEQGAALQLLNQELVKHIEELKRRKLYLQKCIRDDERVKCQLETEMMSLSARLQEIIVRLEHKTAAFNDVNTAISEAECAFDKILHSSQALLSVIVEEKNNIIKAIDSDCDICSRDDDCC